One segment of Solanum lycopersicum chromosome 1, SLM_r2.1 DNA contains the following:
- the LOC101253537 gene encoding protein SMALL AUXIN UP-REGULATED RNA 16-like — translation MPNTTLLLTSTSLKHTEMAIRISNKLSQAAVLKQILKRCLILGKKQGYDDVHHLPIDVPKKHFAVYVGENRTRYIVPISFLSHPLFQCLLQCAEEEFGFDHNMGITIPCEEVVFLALTSMLR, via the coding sequence ATGCCAAACACCACCTTACTACTTACAAGCACTTCCTTAAAACATACAGAAATGGCTATCAGAATATCAAATAAGCTATCACAAGCTGCAGTATTGAAGCAAATTCTTAAAAGGTGTTTGATTTTGGGCAAGAAACAGGGCTATGATGATGTACATCACCTTCCCATCGACGTACCAAAAAAACATTTTGCTGTTTACGTAGGAGAGAATAGAACTCGATATATCGTACCTATTTCTTTCTTGAGTCACCCTCTGTTTCAGTGCCTCTTACAATGCGCTGAGGAAGAATTTGGCTTCGATCACAACATGGGAATTACCATACCATGTGAAGAAGTTGTTTTCCTAGCACTAACTTCGATGCTTCGGTAG
- the LOC101255441 gene encoding uncharacterized protein isoform X2 produces the protein MEGLPKITNSAGTENFNNQYIVLSVTSGVLHFFGDSLVPDTINKNFPEGAKVLQQVDNKFIPIVASTVLDITDQPSHGYSCSSYNQEIINIIGCSQGPFCCLCWGEAEEEICDTDIILESAFISRLA, from the exons ATGGAGGGACTTCCAAAGATTACA AACAGTGCTGGAACTGAGAATTTTAATAATCAGTATATTGTACTGAGTGTCACTTCTGGCGTCTTGCATTTTTTTGGCGATTCATTGGTTCCTGATACCATTAATAAAAACTTCCCGGAGGGTGCCAAAGTTCTCCAACAGGTTGACAATAAGTTTATTCCGATTGTGGCAAGCACAGTACTTGATATAACTGATCAG CCATCTCATGGCTACTCGTGTTCCTCGTATAATCAAGAAATCATCAACATCATTGGATGTTCCCAAGGGccattttgttgtttatgttggGGAGAAGCAGAGGAAGAGATTTGTGATACCGATATCATACTTGAGTCAGCCTTCATTTCAAGGCTTGCTTAG
- the LOC101255441 gene encoding uncharacterized protein isoform X3: protein MGSRKKNLNHKSSKFLNCGTEWRDFRPEITYEILCSMSLLASCILLVIHWFLIPLIKTAKVLQQVDKKFISIVAGTTLPIINQGYIQKVQVHANHLQISL, encoded by the exons ATGGGGAGTCGAAAGAAG AATTTGAACCACAAAAGCTCGAAGTTTCTTAATTGTGGGACAGAATGGAGAGACTTCCGTCCAGAGATTACA TATGAGATACTGTGCTCAATGTCACTTCTGGCGTCTTGCATTTTGTTGGTGATTCATTGGTTCCTGATACCATTGATAAAAACTGCCAAAGTTCTCCAACAGGTTGATAAGAAGTTTATTTCAATTGTGGCGGGCACCACACTTCCTATAATTAATCAG GGATACATTCAAAAAGTGCAAGTACATGCGAACCATTTGCAAATCAGTCTTTGA
- the LOC101255441 gene encoding uncharacterized protein isoform X1: MKGHVINVLGRLAFGIIKYKLEGSAQLHTMGSRKKNLNHKSSKFLNCGTEWRDFRPEITYEILCSMSLLASCILLVIHWFLIPLIKTAKVLQQVDKKFISIVAGTTLPIINQGYIQKVQVHANHLQISL, encoded by the exons ATGAAAGGTCATGTTATCAACGTTCTTGGAAGG TTAGCATTTGGAATAATAAAGTACAAGCTTGAGGGGAGTGCACAACTTCACACGATGGGGAGTCGAAAGAAG AATTTGAACCACAAAAGCTCGAAGTTTCTTAATTGTGGGACAGAATGGAGAGACTTCCGTCCAGAGATTACA TATGAGATACTGTGCTCAATGTCACTTCTGGCGTCTTGCATTTTGTTGGTGATTCATTGGTTCCTGATACCATTGATAAAAACTGCCAAAGTTCTCCAACAGGTTGATAAGAAGTTTATTTCAATTGTGGCGGGCACCACACTTCCTATAATTAATCAG GGATACATTCAAAAAGTGCAAGTACATGCGAACCATTTGCAAATCAGTCTTTGA